A portion of the Stigmatella aurantiaca DW4/3-1 genome contains these proteins:
- a CDS encoding SBBP repeat-containing protein, translating to MSVFISFRNLLAATAVGSLAAGCSPEDLPQEDPSRHSLGWSTQGWELIGTTFGAGQSDEATDLWIHPFTGAVYVSGYENGSLGQATVEPSGSADGLIISFSSDLVQDKVLKFNSLDGKAEVIEAISAKPIQGQDQFDLYFAGRTTGKFNNGTPNAGQYDTIVGWTNGRFTSQKVFQFGTERPQHPRRLAIDGAGGIVVSGYDDIYVPSNYVEAWEDPFVMKLQRSNNNLAAVTGWPVQFSTLYTDLLPGMAMKSEANAPIYVTGANAAGNGRGMFVKKFRPDGSIEWTAPQSPISLDMGAALHVLPDNTVLFAGSSYADFGQGTIGEQDVVVRRLSPDNNGQPLWTRTYGTTNAEWVTDMTVDASGNIYVVGQTLGSFDPNIPPNLEESDIFLIKLAPDGSSPQYFQIGSPGEDYPSSVEVKANGDIFVAGYTTGALFTGKPHKGGPRWLRVPCDASRIRYGLLLGKRCPPSPPVSSTERAVPLEKPCLCPCVRAWCSWCLPWWCWRPVVRTHPMMGRPTVGSRRMVGMTAACPPMVARPMAAAHPTAAARPTAAARPTVAAHPMAAAHPMAAAHPTAAVRHAVSSRQQRGPTGE from the coding sequence ATGTCCGTCTTCATCTCTTTCAGAAACCTCCTGGCGGCCACCGCGGTGGGCTCGCTGGCGGCCGGCTGTAGCCCCGAGGATCTCCCTCAAGAAGATCCCTCCCGCCACAGCCTCGGGTGGTCCACCCAGGGCTGGGAGCTCATCGGCACCACCTTCGGGGCGGGCCAGAGCGATGAGGCCACGGACCTCTGGATCCACCCCTTCACGGGTGCCGTCTATGTCTCCGGCTACGAGAATGGCTCGCTGGGACAGGCGACGGTCGAACCCTCGGGCAGCGCAGACGGTCTGATCATCTCCTTCTCCTCGGACCTGGTCCAAGACAAAGTCCTCAAGTTCAACAGCCTCGATGGGAAGGCAGAGGTCATCGAGGCGATCAGCGCCAAGCCCATCCAGGGGCAGGACCAGTTCGACCTGTACTTCGCGGGACGAACCACGGGCAAATTCAACAACGGGACCCCCAACGCCGGCCAGTACGACACCATCGTGGGCTGGACCAACGGCAGGTTCACCTCTCAGAAGGTCTTCCAGTTTGGCACGGAGCGTCCACAACACCCGCGGCGGCTCGCCATCGATGGCGCGGGCGGGATCGTCGTCTCCGGGTACGACGATATTTACGTCCCCTCCAACTACGTGGAGGCGTGGGAAGATCCGTTCGTCATGAAGTTGCAGCGCTCGAACAACAACCTGGCCGCCGTCACCGGGTGGCCGGTTCAGTTCTCCACCCTCTACACGGACCTGCTGCCAGGCATGGCGATGAAGTCCGAAGCGAATGCTCCGATTTATGTCACGGGTGCCAATGCCGCTGGCAACGGCCGTGGCATGTTCGTGAAGAAGTTCCGGCCCGACGGTTCCATCGAGTGGACCGCCCCGCAGTCTCCCATTTCCCTGGACATGGGGGCGGCGCTTCATGTGCTGCCAGACAACACCGTGCTCTTCGCTGGTTCCAGCTATGCCGACTTCGGGCAGGGCACCATTGGAGAGCAGGACGTGGTGGTGCGCCGGCTGAGCCCGGACAACAACGGGCAGCCGCTTTGGACCCGGACGTACGGCACCACGAACGCCGAGTGGGTCACGGACATGACCGTCGACGCCAGTGGCAACATCTACGTGGTCGGCCAGACGCTGGGCTCGTTCGATCCCAACATCCCGCCCAACCTGGAGGAGAGCGACATCTTCCTGATCAAGCTGGCGCCCGATGGAAGCTCGCCGCAGTACTTCCAGATCGGCTCGCCGGGAGAGGACTACCCCTCCTCCGTCGAGGTCAAGGCGAACGGCGACATCTTCGTGGCGGGCTACACCACGGGCGCCCTCTTCACGGGTAAGCCGCACAAGGGGGGGCCGCGATGGCTTCGTGTTCCGTGTGACGCCTCCCGGATTCGGTACGGGCTCCTACTAGGCAAGCGCTGCCCGCCGTCACCTCCTGTTTCCAGCACAGAACGCGCAGTTCCCTTGGAGAAGCCCTGTCTATGTCCCTGCGTCCGAGCGTGGTGCTCCTGGTGTCTGCCTTGGTGGTGCTGGCGGCCTGTGGTGAGGACCCACCCGATGATGGGACGCCCGACAGTGGGGTCACGCCGGATGGTGGGAATGACGGCGGCCTGCCCGCCGATGGTGGCACGCCCGATGGCGGCGGCGCACCCGACGGCGGCGGCACGCCCGACGGCGGCGGCACGCCCGACGGTGGCGGCACACCCGATGGCGGCGGCACACCCGATGGCGGCGGCACACCCGACGGCGGCGGTACGCCACGCTGTGTCGTCCCGCCAACAGCGTGGACCAACGGGGGAGTGA
- a CDS encoding Hint domain-containing protein, with translation MNKIQILGAMAVVAGVSLVSTEAEAQPILLQRCSADNLDPAQALARIEWARKCALTQRVGSPGAGFDTGIPAANGGGNLIEYVETDSAANPSGKNAFSGPAYGFEVNYANVNTTFLSGATSQNPDPNGFQKWSRPANRARARPLYPTFGTTANLADANNFQLIPSATSCQVLNGGAPAATFYVNGYCEASCYSGDQTVLFEGGEMPILDALNSRREDLVTLSPESTLDNVRLAKNKTYGYTVETRDTTHELFAISTAGGGSLNVTDEHPIINGDGRMVQAKTLKIGDELVRADGSRDPIVGIERVKHFGKVYNIRPVSEDLVSNVLVAQGFLVGSSRFQNDDVGYINRIILYSDVPHIP, from the coding sequence ATGAACAAGATTCAAATTCTGGGTGCCATGGCTGTCGTCGCCGGCGTATCGCTGGTTTCCACGGAGGCAGAGGCGCAGCCAATCCTTCTCCAGCGCTGCAGCGCGGACAACCTGGACCCTGCCCAAGCGCTTGCACGCATCGAGTGGGCCCGCAAGTGCGCGCTCACGCAGCGTGTTGGCAGCCCGGGCGCTGGGTTCGACACGGGGATCCCGGCCGCGAACGGCGGGGGAAACCTCATTGAGTACGTCGAGACCGACTCGGCGGCCAACCCCAGCGGCAAGAACGCGTTCTCGGGGCCTGCCTATGGCTTCGAGGTCAACTACGCCAACGTCAACACCACCTTCCTGAGCGGCGCCACCAGCCAGAACCCGGATCCGAACGGCTTCCAGAAGTGGTCGCGTCCCGCCAACCGCGCGCGCGCTCGTCCGCTGTACCCCACCTTCGGGACCACGGCCAACCTGGCCGATGCGAACAACTTCCAGCTCATTCCGAGCGCCACCAGCTGCCAGGTCCTGAACGGCGGCGCCCCGGCCGCGACCTTCTATGTGAACGGCTACTGCGAGGCGAGCTGCTACTCGGGTGACCAGACGGTCCTGTTCGAGGGCGGCGAGATGCCCATCCTCGACGCGCTGAACTCGCGCCGCGAGGACCTGGTGACCCTGTCGCCGGAGTCCACCCTGGACAACGTCCGGTTGGCGAAGAACAAGACCTACGGCTACACCGTGGAGACGCGCGACACCACGCACGAGCTGTTCGCCATCTCCACCGCGGGCGGTGGCTCGCTGAACGTGACGGACGAGCACCCGATCATCAATGGCGATGGCCGCATGGTGCAGGCGAAGACCCTGAAGATCGGTGATGAGCTGGTGCGCGCGGATGGTAGCCGCGATCCCATCGTGGGCATCGAGCGGGTCAAGCACTTCGGCAAGGTGTACAACATCCGCCCGGTGAGCGAGGACCTGGTCTCCAACGTCCTGGTGGCCCAGGGCTTCCTCGTCGGCTCGTCGCGGTTCCAGAACGATGATGTGGGCTACATCAACCGCATCATCCTCTACAGCGACGTGCCGCACATCCCGTAG
- a CDS encoding S8 family peptidase → MRAMRQVVFIGSALALSACGGNEMDGQELAGLGQTEAPLQMAPLGKGIPEQYIVVMKKGAALQATLASASIAPMHTYQVINGFAASLTKEQLDAVRRDPAVAFVEQDQVVHADVTQRGATWGLDRIDQRALPLSTTYAYGQPAFGVSAYIIDTGVTPTHPDFNGRAASVFNSTGDGNPNDCNGHGTHVAGTIGGTTWGVAKGVFLYGVKVLGCSGSGSYAGVIAGVDWVRTNGTKPAVANMSLGGGFSQAVNDAVNSLANSGIFVAVAAGNSNADACNYSPASAAAATTAAASESNDARAYYSNFGPCIDVYAPGSGITSAWLNGGTNTISGTSMASPHIAGVAALYKGNFGDDSSANIDQWIKSNATPNVITGNPAGTPNLLLYKGAL, encoded by the coding sequence ATGCGTGCAATGCGTCAGGTGGTGTTTATTGGTTCTGCGCTCGCTCTCTCCGCCTGCGGAGGTAACGAGATGGATGGCCAGGAGCTGGCCGGGCTGGGACAGACCGAGGCCCCGCTGCAGATGGCCCCTCTGGGCAAGGGCATTCCGGAGCAGTACATCGTCGTGATGAAGAAGGGCGCTGCCCTGCAGGCCACGCTGGCGTCCGCCAGCATCGCGCCGATGCACACCTATCAGGTGATCAACGGCTTCGCGGCGTCGCTGACCAAGGAGCAACTCGATGCGGTGCGCCGCGATCCCGCCGTCGCGTTCGTCGAGCAAGACCAGGTGGTGCACGCTGACGTCACCCAGCGAGGCGCGACGTGGGGCCTGGATCGCATTGACCAGCGCGCCCTGCCGCTGAGCACCACCTATGCCTATGGCCAGCCCGCCTTCGGGGTGAGCGCCTATATTATCGACACGGGCGTCACGCCGACCCACCCTGACTTCAACGGGCGTGCGGCGAGCGTGTTCAATTCCACGGGGGATGGAAACCCCAATGACTGCAATGGTCACGGCACCCACGTGGCGGGCACCATCGGCGGCACCACCTGGGGCGTCGCCAAGGGCGTATTCCTCTACGGCGTGAAGGTGCTGGGCTGCAGCGGCTCGGGCTCCTACGCGGGCGTCATCGCGGGCGTGGACTGGGTGCGGACCAACGGCACCAAGCCTGCCGTGGCCAACATGAGCCTGGGCGGCGGGTTCTCTCAGGCGGTGAACGACGCGGTGAACAGCCTGGCCAACTCGGGCATCTTCGTCGCGGTGGCCGCGGGCAACAGCAACGCGGATGCCTGCAATTACTCGCCGGCCAGCGCGGCCGCCGCCACCACGGCGGCTGCCTCGGAGAGCAACGACGCGCGCGCTTACTACTCCAACTTCGGGCCCTGCATCGATGTGTACGCCCCCGGCTCGGGCATCACGTCGGCGTGGCTCAACGGCGGCACCAACACCATCAGCGGCACCTCGATGGCCTCCCCGCATATCGCGGGCGTGGCGGCGCTCTACAAGGGCAACTTCGGGGATGACTCCTCGGCCAACATCGATCAGTGGATCAAGTCCAATGCCACCCCGAACGTCATCACGGGCAACCCCGCGGGCACGCCCAACCTGCTGCTCTACAAGGGCGCTCTGTAA
- a CDS encoding HEAT repeat domain-containing protein, which translates to MPGMRFRLKGEWQVGLVSAQENRVEARVHLRLTSFSANVDGQERLDPDAERTLSAGLETPFFLTLEKSGAVKLVHFERDIDGLAQGLLRSIVASTQFVTAGGLGASWQTEESDSTGQYLAAYRRLAPARFEKTKRHYSHLASEQGLVPIEPGVRLQVRSVTNTELAEDLWIRSLEGNELLEAELGTGMPTASTTLAVTLRLLERREDPSLLGAMAARKASLISLPLGSFAGQAQDPMTHHRQILGNRRFEDIVQDLRSLPKDGKARDDARTAALERLRALFLLQPSEALKVSGILRSGIEPTAASPMIGALSAASTPEALQTLSRAVEDTTLAPPVRTDAVAALGMAGSPSQEGVDTLWRTTRDAAPELRDTAALALGNAAMNLRDDDPRRADALVGELVSAYRSATTPEQQALVLQALGNTHAPSAQPILLEGLRSPNPLVRAAAVVSLRFSSDPSTDQLLSQVLIADPSSEVRKSAVFACSFRTLPPLLPGLQRALQSDPADAVRAEIVFLIGRNRTTLPQVDALLTWSSQNDRSADIRQAAMSFLRPSAQPLPPSP; encoded by the coding sequence ATGCCCGGAATGCGGTTCCGGCTGAAGGGCGAGTGGCAGGTCGGCCTCGTCTCCGCGCAAGAAAACCGCGTCGAGGCCCGTGTCCACCTGCGCCTGACCTCGTTCTCCGCGAATGTAGACGGCCAGGAGCGGCTTGACCCCGATGCCGAGCGCACCCTCTCGGCGGGTCTGGAGACGCCCTTCTTCCTCACCCTCGAGAAGAGCGGCGCGGTGAAGCTTGTCCACTTCGAGCGAGACATCGATGGCCTGGCTCAGGGCCTCCTGCGCTCCATCGTGGCCTCCACCCAGTTCGTCACGGCGGGTGGGCTGGGTGCCTCCTGGCAAACGGAGGAGTCCGATTCCACGGGCCAATACCTGGCCGCTTACCGCCGTCTGGCGCCCGCCCGCTTCGAAAAGACCAAACGCCACTATTCCCATCTGGCGTCGGAACAGGGGCTGGTGCCCATCGAACCGGGAGTCCGCCTTCAGGTGCGCTCGGTCACCAACACCGAGCTGGCCGAGGATCTCTGGATCCGCTCCCTGGAGGGAAACGAGTTGCTGGAGGCCGAGCTGGGCACGGGGATGCCCACGGCCTCCACCACCCTCGCCGTGACGCTGCGCCTGCTGGAGCGCCGCGAGGACCCCTCGCTCCTGGGCGCCATGGCCGCGCGGAAGGCCTCGCTCATCTCCCTGCCGCTGGGCAGCTTCGCGGGGCAGGCCCAGGACCCCATGACCCACCACCGGCAGATCCTGGGAAACAGACGCTTCGAAGACATCGTCCAGGACTTGCGCTCGCTTCCCAAGGACGGGAAGGCCCGGGATGACGCGCGCACGGCGGCGCTCGAGCGGCTGCGAGCGCTCTTCTTGCTCCAGCCCTCCGAGGCACTCAAGGTCTCCGGCATTCTGCGCTCGGGCATCGAGCCGACCGCGGCCAGCCCCATGATTGGCGCGCTGTCGGCGGCCAGCACCCCCGAGGCCCTCCAAACCCTGTCGCGCGCCGTCGAGGACACCACCCTCGCTCCCCCCGTCCGCACGGATGCCGTGGCTGCCCTGGGCATGGCCGGGTCGCCCTCTCAAGAGGGCGTGGACACCCTGTGGCGCACCACCCGTGACGCTGCCCCAGAGCTGCGCGACACGGCGGCACTGGCCCTTGGCAACGCGGCCATGAACTTGCGAGACGACGACCCCCGGCGCGCGGACGCCTTGGTGGGCGAGTTGGTGAGTGCCTACCGCTCGGCCACCACCCCCGAGCAGCAAGCCCTGGTGTTGCAGGCCCTGGGCAATACCCACGCCCCCAGCGCGCAACCCATCTTGCTGGAAGGACTCCGCTCTCCCAACCCGCTCGTCCGCGCGGCGGCGGTCGTCTCGCTGCGTTTCTCTTCAGATCCCTCCACCGATCAGCTCCTGAGCCAGGTGCTCATCGCCGATCCCTCCTCCGAGGTCCGCAAAAGCGCGGTCTTTGCTTGCAGTTTCCGCACCCTCCCCCCCCTGCTCCCGGGGCTCCAGCGCGCCTTGCAAAGCGATCCAGCGGACGCCGTACGCGCGGAGATTGTCTTCCTGATTGGGAGAAACCGCACTACCCTGCCCCAGGTAGACGCATTGCTCACTTGGTCCAGCCAGAACGATCGCAGTGCGGACATCCGTCAGGCCGCGATGTCCTTTCTTCGCCCTTCCGCGCAACCTCTTCCCCCTTCTCCCTGA
- a CDS encoding PPC domain-containing protein yields the protein MWSTLRTVVALAGCVFVPVEAQAQFGQCGMDAISQADAANRVEWARRCALNKLATVQGFAVTDGANPMIDYQEVDPLTNPSGQNAFHGDISNFEINGTYAYALFAGMPSSQVLDAYGFYQWTSTHRRPNPYYPLFGTTPTPGAGSQLYPHPQLKDCNLYTDRSGYNAAPTFYVNMYCNSTSAALSNGVPVSGLTHSAGGEKHFTVAIPEGSVGLSIALSGGTGNADLYIKRGAVPTEASYDCASRSSGNYDSCYVAAAEGTYYVLVKGVVGYSNLSVTARWNALARYSPVSNLYAGLGTEKLYTFYVPGNVSSATFSLSGGTGDADLYVRYGAAPTLTEYNCRPYTGGSTETCTFSYPSAGTYYVMVRAWSRFSGVTLSANYVEMPPEPPSCLQQAVCPANMACPIPVPCLAEEEAPASQPVRY from the coding sequence ATGTGGAGCACGCTTCGCACCGTGGTTGCGCTGGCTGGATGTGTCTTCGTTCCCGTGGAGGCCCAGGCGCAGTTCGGGCAATGCGGCATGGATGCCATCAGCCAGGCGGATGCGGCAAACCGGGTCGAGTGGGCGCGGCGGTGCGCGCTGAACAAGCTGGCCACCGTGCAGGGGTTTGCTGTCACCGACGGCGCCAATCCGATGATCGACTACCAGGAGGTGGACCCGCTGACCAACCCCTCCGGTCAGAACGCCTTCCACGGCGACATCTCGAACTTTGAGATCAACGGAACCTACGCATATGCGCTCTTCGCCGGCATGCCTTCCTCTCAGGTGCTGGACGCCTATGGCTTCTACCAGTGGACCTCGACGCACAGGCGGCCCAATCCGTACTACCCGCTCTTTGGAACGACGCCTACGCCCGGCGCGGGCAGCCAGCTCTACCCCCATCCTCAGCTCAAGGACTGCAACCTTTACACGGATCGGAGCGGGTACAACGCGGCGCCGACGTTCTACGTGAACATGTACTGCAACTCGACCTCCGCGGCCCTCTCCAATGGGGTTCCGGTTTCCGGGCTGACCCACAGCGCCGGGGGCGAGAAGCACTTCACGGTGGCCATCCCCGAGGGCTCGGTGGGGCTGTCCATCGCCCTGAGTGGGGGGACGGGGAACGCGGATCTGTACATCAAGCGGGGCGCCGTGCCGACGGAGGCCTCCTATGATTGCGCCTCGCGCTCCAGCGGCAACTATGACTCGTGCTACGTCGCGGCTGCCGAGGGCACCTACTACGTGCTGGTGAAGGGCGTTGTGGGCTACTCCAACCTCTCGGTGACGGCGCGCTGGAATGCGCTTGCGCGTTACAGCCCTGTTTCCAACCTCTATGCGGGCTTAGGGACCGAGAAGTTGTACACCTTCTATGTTCCCGGAAATGTCTCCAGCGCGACATTCAGTCTCTCGGGGGGGACGGGAGACGCGGATCTTTACGTCCGCTATGGTGCCGCGCCCACCCTGACCGAGTACAACTGCCGCCCCTACACCGGGGGCAGTACCGAGACCTGTACGTTCTCTTATCCCAGCGCCGGGACTTATTACGTCATGGTCCGGGCTTGGAGCAGGTTCTCCGGTGTGACGCTCTCCGCGAACTACGTCGAGATGCCGCCAGAGCCTCCCAGCTGTCTGCAGCAGGCGGTGTGTCCCGCCAACATGGCCTGCCCCATTCCCGTGCCGTGCCTCGCGGAAGAGGAGGCTCCTGCCTCCCAGCCCGTTCGTTATTAA
- a CDS encoding SBBP repeat-containing protein — translation MKMRALDWLLCVCVTVGTSAGAAGNDPLPEEHPLRVLQPEGVSLASATPPPLVSSSGVSTQMVPTGIGDTLNWLQQIGTEAQDQGQAVAVTDEGSYTVGHANSAFDGNTALGQNDFIIVKHNAAGAKLWSKQYGTNAQDYGMGVATYMGTTPHQVYLAGYTAGAFGGANQGVMDAVLLRVDPGTGSTVWSRQFGSTATDLVMAVTTDKNGAIYVAGHTMGSIHGQANAGGFDMFLTKYNSAGTWQWTRQLGTPNIEQVRGVATDANDNVYVAGHTDGNLGGPNAGNADLFLAKYNSAGTLSWVKQMGTSQADSIYGVATSRRLDNTVDVYVVGYTGASFDGQPYAGGLDAIVVKFAADGTKVWSRQMGSAGNDMAQAIASDGGANVYITGRTNYDLDTNTSADSDNIFMVKYDAAGTKLVTRQLGSVNALDPTKVMESGNGIAADINDRVYIAGFTEGEFTNPTTMNTGEKDVLLLQYKDGCQVNTPGECGISYGWGDPHLGTFDGLAYDFQGVGEFILVESIRGTPLTVQARMRPWNGSNDVSVMTALATLVGSSRVGFYLGTNPPVKVNGAAVSLAVGNTVPLPGGGRLRRKDASSYIVYYPGHDRLIVTLNNGYIDANFALPTSRQGTLRGLLGNYNGKTNDDLALRTGAVLAQPLTFAQLYTSSSSMAASWRIKKEESLFDYGQNEDTWTFTDVNFPWSPISVADLTPAQLELGLATCRERKVKTAAFFDRCVLDVGLTGVKDFALTAALLEGQILTQRGGDLPSQEQGGKRVYFANFQSEEPRREWSEWRWGKSPSGDKFFLGEFGNNTVDLALTKLPAHSTVVVSFDLILAGTWDGDGSAGPHSWGVAADGKALLDTTFSNTDSKQSYPSRGSLPGTGADAIDSLGYSKGDSLYRLKFTLSHKSADLKLNFFAYGLKGETWGLDNVEVLVY, via the coding sequence ATGAAGATGCGTGCATTGGATTGGTTGTTGTGTGTCTGTGTCACCGTTGGTACGTCCGCGGGCGCCGCCGGGAATGACCCCCTCCCGGAGGAACACCCGCTTCGGGTCCTGCAGCCCGAAGGCGTTTCACTCGCGTCGGCCACCCCGCCACCTTTGGTCTCGTCCTCTGGCGTTTCGACCCAGATGGTGCCCACGGGCATTGGGGATACCCTGAACTGGCTCCAGCAGATTGGGACCGAGGCCCAGGATCAGGGCCAAGCCGTCGCGGTGACGGATGAGGGCTCCTACACGGTGGGCCATGCCAACAGCGCCTTCGACGGCAACACCGCGCTCGGCCAGAACGACTTCATCATCGTCAAGCACAACGCGGCGGGGGCCAAGCTCTGGTCCAAGCAATACGGTACGAACGCCCAGGACTATGGAATGGGCGTTGCCACGTACATGGGGACCACGCCGCATCAGGTCTACCTTGCGGGTTATACCGCCGGTGCCTTTGGGGGGGCCAACCAAGGGGTAATGGACGCGGTCCTGCTGCGAGTGGATCCGGGCACCGGGAGCACCGTCTGGTCGCGCCAGTTTGGCTCGACGGCCACGGACCTGGTCATGGCAGTGACGACCGATAAGAACGGCGCCATCTATGTCGCGGGCCATACCATGGGCTCCATCCACGGCCAGGCGAATGCCGGTGGCTTCGACATGTTCCTGACCAAGTACAACTCCGCGGGGACCTGGCAGTGGACTCGGCAGCTGGGGACGCCCAACATCGAGCAGGTGCGGGGTGTGGCCACGGATGCCAACGACAACGTCTACGTCGCGGGGCACACCGATGGAAATCTGGGCGGACCGAACGCGGGGAACGCGGATCTGTTCCTGGCCAAGTACAACTCCGCGGGAACCCTCTCGTGGGTCAAGCAGATGGGCACGAGCCAGGCGGACTCCATCTATGGGGTGGCGACCTCGCGCCGGCTCGACAATACCGTCGATGTGTACGTCGTGGGATACACCGGGGCCTCCTTCGACGGGCAGCCCTACGCGGGGGGGCTCGACGCCATCGTGGTGAAGTTCGCCGCGGACGGCACGAAGGTGTGGTCGAGGCAGATGGGCAGCGCGGGCAATGACATGGCGCAGGCCATCGCCTCCGACGGTGGTGCCAACGTCTACATCACGGGCCGCACCAACTACGATCTCGACACCAATACGTCCGCGGACAGCGACAACATCTTCATGGTGAAGTACGACGCGGCGGGCACGAAGCTCGTGACGCGGCAGCTCGGCTCGGTCAATGCGCTGGACCCCACCAAGGTGATGGAGAGCGGCAATGGCATCGCCGCCGACATCAACGACCGTGTCTACATCGCGGGCTTCACGGAAGGGGAGTTCACCAACCCGACGACGATGAACACGGGAGAGAAGGATGTCCTGCTGCTGCAGTACAAGGATGGCTGCCAGGTCAACACCCCGGGTGAGTGCGGCATCTCCTACGGCTGGGGTGACCCGCACCTGGGCACCTTCGACGGGTTGGCCTATGACTTCCAGGGCGTCGGCGAGTTCATCCTCGTCGAGAGCATTCGGGGGACCCCCCTCACGGTCCAGGCACGGATGCGCCCCTGGAACGGGAGCAATGACGTCAGCGTGATGACGGCGTTGGCGACCCTGGTGGGCTCCAGCCGCGTGGGGTTCTACTTGGGCACCAACCCGCCGGTGAAGGTCAACGGCGCCGCCGTTTCCTTGGCCGTGGGCAACACGGTCCCCCTGCCTGGAGGGGGGCGCCTGCGCCGCAAGGATGCATCGTCCTACATCGTCTACTACCCAGGCCACGACCGGCTGATCGTCACCCTGAACAACGGGTACATCGACGCCAACTTCGCGCTGCCGACCTCGCGTCAGGGGACCCTTCGCGGACTGCTCGGCAACTACAACGGGAAGACCAACGATGATCTCGCCCTTCGCACCGGAGCGGTGCTCGCGCAGCCGCTGACCTTCGCGCAGCTGTACACGAGTTCCTCGAGCATGGCGGCGAGCTGGCGCATCAAGAAGGAGGAGTCCCTGTTCGACTACGGGCAGAACGAGGACACCTGGACGTTCACGGACGTGAACTTCCCCTGGTCGCCCATCTCCGTGGCCGATCTGACCCCCGCCCAGCTGGAACTGGGGCTGGCCACGTGCCGTGAGCGCAAGGTCAAGACCGCCGCCTTCTTCGATCGGTGCGTTCTGGATGTCGGGTTGACGGGGGTGAAGGATTTTGCCCTGACGGCTGCCCTGCTCGAGGGGCAGATCCTCACCCAGCGGGGGGGCGATCTTCCGTCCCAGGAGCAGGGCGGGAAGCGGGTGTACTTCGCCAACTTCCAGAGCGAAGAGCCGCGGCGCGAGTGGAGCGAGTGGCGCTGGGGCAAGTCTCCTTCCGGCGACAAGTTCTTCCTCGGGGAGTTTGGCAACAACACCGTCGATCTGGCCCTGACCAAGCTGCCCGCGCACAGCACCGTCGTCGTGAGCTTCGATCTGATCCTGGCTGGGACGTGGGACGGCGATGGTTCGGCCGGACCGCACTCCTGGGGCGTGGCCGCCGATGGCAAAGCCCTGCTGGACACGACCTTTTCGAACACGGACAGCAAGCAGTCGTATCCTTCTCGGGGCAGCTTGCCGGGAACGGGGGCCGATGCCATCGACTCGCTGGGCTACTCCAAAGGCGACTCGCTCTACCGGCTGAAGTTCACGCTCTCGCACAAGAGCGCGGATCTGAAGCTGAACTTCTTTGCCTACGGGCTGAAGGGGGAGACGTGGGGCCTGGATAACGTCGAGGTGCTGGTCTACTAA